One genomic region from Thalassomonas viridans encodes:
- a CDS encoding efflux RND transporter periplasmic adaptor subunit, translating to MFFNNYRPSLAALLLAVTSLSVLSACVAEESQAPGWQQEQPLADALLTNALETQTLEQTRYQQAFQFHGVARGFHSYSESVFEPGKIVALNAREGHRVNKGEVIAELYSPILAEKLEQAKASLKKAQAQLTLDQESLSRSLKLHRKKLISQQALDEAKRDFDTAKQAMMEAQAAVDLAGNEFAETSIKAKEAGIVAKIYKREGDFINPGEPVFRFESTAKQKVSFAVPEKFAVAMQRGDKHPLFIPADGREYTGTVIEKSLPTEDGVRLHNVTFEFDSLQPEIVGLRIVLRYVAESALAFKADYRAIRYDVDNQPYIIKVDNKLSHLPVSILDMQNETILIAGELSRDTRVLIGNEVSLPVNLHKF from the coding sequence ATGTTTTTTAATAACTATCGTCCTTCACTGGCGGCTTTGTTACTGGCGGTGACGTCCTTATCTGTGCTCAGTGCCTGTGTTGCCGAGGAGAGCCAGGCGCCGGGCTGGCAGCAAGAGCAGCCGCTGGCTGATGCGCTGCTGACAAATGCCCTGGAGACGCAAACGCTGGAGCAAACCCGCTACCAGCAGGCATTTCAATTTCATGGAGTAGCCCGGGGATTTCACTCATACAGTGAAAGCGTTTTTGAACCGGGAAAAATTGTCGCCTTAAATGCCAGGGAGGGGCATAGGGTTAATAAAGGAGAGGTGATTGCCGAGCTTTATTCCCCGATATTGGCTGAAAAGCTGGAGCAGGCGAAGGCAAGTTTAAAAAAGGCACAGGCGCAGTTAACCCTGGATCAGGAATCTTTAAGCCGCAGCCTGAAGTTACACCGCAAAAAGTTAATTTCCCAGCAGGCTTTGGATGAGGCCAAGCGCGACTTTGATACCGCAAAGCAGGCGATGATGGAGGCACAGGCTGCCGTTGACCTGGCAGGCAACGAATTTGCCGAAACCTCAATCAAGGCAAAAGAAGCGGGCATAGTGGCAAAAATCTATAAGCGTGAGGGAGATTTTATTAACCCGGGGGAGCCGGTGTTCAGGTTTGAGTCGACGGCAAAACAAAAAGTCAGTTTTGCCGTGCCGGAAAAGTTCGCGGTTGCCATGCAAAGGGGAGACAAACATCCGCTGTTTATTCCGGCAGACGGCCGGGAATATACCGGCACTGTGATAGAGAAATCCCTGCCTACCGAAGACGGGGTCAGGCTCCATAACGTAACTTTTGAATTCGATTCGCTACAGCCGGAAATTGTCGGTTTGCGTATTGTTTTACGTTATGTTGCCGAATCGGCTTTGGCCTTTAAGGCCGATTACCGCGCCATACGCTACGACGTGGATAACCAGCCCTATATTATCAAGGTGGACAATAAGTTAAGTCATTTGCCGGTGTCGATACTGGATATGCAGAACGAGACCATCCTCATTGCCGGGGAGCTTAGCCGGGACACCCGGGTATTGATCGGCAATGAAGTTTCTCTTCCGGTGAATTTACATAAGTTTTAG
- a CDS encoding substrate-binding periplasmic protein, which yields MSNANKLKIILLFLPFISFLPNASEKVVEVLSLEDYAPFVFVVNKTAKGVSGVVPGQEATKLVDGFSWEVFRDSFLAMGYTIKFTIVPWARAVDSLKSGQADVLFPMGKNQERLKLFHYSQETVNNVDFVIYVTKTGGFTWRGLASLDNKVIGVKRGFNYGDEWNALHSVKKYDIGKIINGFKMLDQGHIDGFIGYKQSWDYVLKQQGWENKFRQIPVFQPAREFVVSLNNQPRAMALLDIYDQGKRKLANNGRLAELNKKWFGIEN from the coding sequence TTGAGTAATGCGAATAAACTGAAAATCATTCTGCTGTTTTTACCTTTTATCAGTTTTTTGCCAAATGCCTCGGAGAAAGTAGTCGAGGTATTGAGCCTGGAAGATTATGCTCCTTTTGTTTTTGTTGTTAATAAGACAGCTAAAGGAGTCAGCGGGGTCGTCCCCGGACAAGAAGCGACCAAGCTTGTTGATGGCTTTAGCTGGGAGGTCTTTCGCGACAGCTTTCTGGCAATGGGCTATACCATAAAATTCACTATTGTTCCCTGGGCCAGGGCTGTGGACTCCCTGAAATCCGGTCAAGCCGATGTACTTTTTCCTATGGGAAAAAACCAGGAAAGATTGAAGTTATTTCATTACTCGCAAGAAACCGTCAATAATGTTGATTTTGTTATTTATGTCACTAAGACCGGGGGCTTTACCTGGCGCGGGCTAGCTTCATTAGACAATAAAGTTATCGGCGTTAAGAGAGGCTTTAATTACGGCGATGAATGGAACGCCCTGCACTCGGTTAAAAAGTACGATATCGGCAAAATAATTAATGGTTTTAAAATGTTGGATCAGGGACACATTGACGGCTTTATCGGTTACAAACAAAGCTGGGATTATGTTTTAAAACAGCAGGGCTGGGAAAATAAATTCAGACAAATCCCCGTGTTCCAACCCGCCCGGGAATTTGTTGTCTCGTTAAACAACCAACCCCGCGCTATGGCTTTGTTAGATATTTACGACCAAGGCAAACGTAAACTTGCCAACAATGGCCGTTTAGCCGAATTAAATAAAAAATGGTTTGGCATTGAAAACTAA
- a CDS encoding MipA/OmpV family protein, translating into MKLITYAVLLAAVTSGNVFAESRWGLGLGASTGDKGYVDVGNETNAIPIIYFESENFQLLGPNFGYKLLSFDDLEFSFVGQYRFDGYEEDDGDIFAGMEERSGALDLGLAVDYATEFGDFSLQFVTDATSEHEGNELSLTYAKSYNFGSYQLKPYVTFSRLSEDLVDHYYGVRATEATASRAMYLGESTSNVELGIQSSWQVGKHHNFIGYASYTAYGSEIKDSPLIDKSGNLNFILGYMYVF; encoded by the coding sequence ATGAAGTTAATCACCTATGCCGTGTTATTAGCAGCTGTAACAAGCGGTAACGTTTTTGCCGAAAGCCGCTGGGGACTGGGGTTAGGGGCCAGTACCGGTGATAAGGGTTATGTCGATGTCGGTAATGAAACCAATGCCATACCTATTATTTATTTTGAGTCTGAGAACTTTCAGCTGCTTGGGCCTAATTTCGGTTATAAGCTGCTATCCTTTGACGATCTTGAGTTCAGCTTTGTCGGCCAATACCGTTTTGACGGTTATGAAGAGGATGACGGCGATATTTTTGCAGGTATGGAAGAGCGCTCGGGTGCCCTGGATCTGGGTCTGGCGGTGGATTATGCCACCGAATTTGGTGATTTCTCGCTGCAGTTTGTTACCGATGCAACCAGTGAACATGAAGGTAATGAATTAAGCCTTACCTACGCAAAGTCATATAACTTTGGCTCCTACCAGCTAAAACCTTACGTTACCTTTAGCCGCCTCAGTGAAGACCTGGTTGATCATTATTACGGCGTGCGGGCTACGGAAGCCACCGCCTCCCGCGCCATGTACCTTGGCGAAAGCACCAGCAATGTTGAGCTGGGGATCCAGTCGAGCTGGCAGGTGGGCAAACACCACAACTTTATCGGTTATGCCTCGTATACGGCTTACGGCTCTGAAATTAAAGACAGCCCGCTTATTGACAAGTCGGGCAACCTTAACTTTATCCTTGGGTATATGTATGTTTTTTAA